The proteins below come from a single Zhouia spongiae genomic window:
- a CDS encoding rhodanese-like domain-containing protein has product MADLTQHEWTEQLENDDNAVILDVRTDEEVEEGYIPNAVHIDIYLGQGFLDEVEKLDKSKNYYVYCRSGNRSGQACALMGQLGFENIYNLLGGFNDWEGDVME; this is encoded by the coding sequence AGATTTAACACAACACGAGTGGACAGAACAATTGGAAAATGACGACAATGCAGTAATCTTAGATGTGAGAACTGATGAAGAAGTTGAAGAAGGTTATATTCCTAATGCTGTTCATATTGATATTTATTTGGGACAGGGCTTTTTGGACGAGGTTGAAAAACTTGATAAGTCTAAAAATTATTATGTCTATTGTCGTTCCGGAAACAGAAGTGGTCAGGCTTGTGCTTTAATGGGGCAACTTGGTTTTGAAAACATTTATAACCTGCTCGGAGGATTTAATGACTGGGAAGGTGACGTTATGGAATAA